The Cryobacterium roopkundense sequence TTTTCACCCAGCCGCAGTACCTCGCCGTCTTCGCCGAGGAACACGTTCTGGTAGCCGCCGGCGCACATCTTCTGCCTCACGGTGCGGAGTGAGATCGGCGCCTCGACCCCGTCGACCCACCCGACACCGGTCCCGCTCTTCAAATCTTTGGCGTTTACGTGCACCATCACCACGGGTGCCGCCCCTCCCATAGTGGGCGTCTTCGCGTCGCGCGCCTTCGACTCAAACACGCCCCGGAGGATGTCCGCTCGTTTCTCACCGCCGGTGCGCGGGTCGTCGAATTCTTCCGCCCCGGGAATCAGCTCCCCGGCCTCGATCAGGGCCTGCTGCTCCGCACTGGGGAACGCGGGGGCCGCGTGGGCCGAGAGGAACGTGTTGAAGATGCCGTCCATGATGCCCTTGAGTTCCGGCGTCACCCCGCCCCGCAACGGATACAGCCCGGCCTTGAAACGGCCGAACCCCACCGTGCTCTTCGCCGCTGTCTGCTCGTCACTGGGTGCGGCGCCGTCGGGGTCGAGTCGCGCTTCCCATTCGTGGGCCTGCGCCCGGATCAGGTCGGCGGAGAACGCGATCCCCGCCCCCGGCAGCCCCTCGGTCTCGGGCGTGATCGCCCCCGTCGCCGACGCCACCAGCGCCCGCTCCGCCCGATCCAAAACCTCCGGAGCAACCCGCCGCGACAGCGGCTCGAGGGCCGTCACAATCACCTCCGCCGCATCCACCCCCAACTCACCCGACGCGAGCCCCTCGGCGACCGCCGGATGTTGCACCGGGATCTCCTGCCCGAGCAGCCCGCTGGCGGAGTGGGCCGCGCCGCTGACCAGGCCGCCGAGCCGCATCCGCCGCTTCGCTTCCGAACCCGAGATGCGTGTCACGGCGGTGATCAGCTCGTACTTACCTCGACATCCGTTCTTATACGCCAGCGACTCATGACCCAGGGCCGCATCCGCCCGGCTGGCCACGTCTGTCGCCGACGCCACCCTCGCCCCATCCGCCCGGCGCCCCAGCTTCTCCACCGCCGCCATCACGGCCAGAGCCTCATCCCCGGTGAACTGCTGGAAATTCACCTCCGCCAACGCAGCAGCTACCGAGGCGTCTGCCCTCTCCAGTAGGGCGACCACCTCGGAACCTGACTTCTGCATCGTTAACATGCCCCCATTCTCCCACCAATCGAACACGAATGCGAGGATAACTCAGGTTAGGATGCAAAGAAATAGAAACTTTGCTCCAAGACTTCGACAGGGGGTTTCGAGAAAGCGCGCAGAAGTTATCCACAGGGCGGGCGGCATCCGCTTGTCACTGGCTACTGTGGAAAAGAACGAGGAGAGGTGTCGCCAGCATGACCCTCGATGCGCTCGCCCCGCCGAACACCACGCCAGACGTCTATTCAACGTGGCAGGCTCCGTACCCCACCAGTGTCGCCCTCACCCTCTCGCGGCTGCGGCGCGGGGCGGGCGATCCCACGCACCACGTGGCGACGGACGGAACGCTCTGGCGCACCACTCTCACCCCCGACGGCCCCGCCACGATGCGATTCACCCAGTCCGGACTCCACACGATGCGCTGCGAGGCCTGGGGTGAGGGCGCCCGAGCAGCCATCGACGCCGCGCCCGTGATGGTGGGAGCCCTGGACGACCCTGCGGGATTTGTGCCCGGCATCGAGAGTCTCGCGGTGGCGCACCGGCGCCTGCCTGGCCTACGAATCCCCTGCACCGGGCGGGTGATGGAGTCGCTCATCCCGGCCGTGCTCGAGCAGAAGGTGATCAGCCAGCAAGCCGCGGCGGCGTGGCGCCGCCTCGTGCGCGCCTATGGCACCCCCGCACCCGGGCCAACCCCGCTCGCCATGCTGGTGGTGCCCACCGTTCGCGCCTGGCAACTTATTCCCTCCTGGGAGTGGCACAAAGCCGGCGTCGACCCCCGCCGCGCCGGCATCGTGCAGGTCTGCCTCGGCTTGGCTCGCCAGCTCGAGGGCGCCACGAGCCTCTCGACAGCGGATGCCTCGGCCCGCCTCCGCGTGGCGCCGGGGGTGGGCGCGTGGACGGCGGCTGAAACCGCGCAGCGAGCGTTCGGGGATGCCGACGCCCTCTCGGTCGGGGACTTCCACCTGTCGGGCATGATCGGCCACACCCTCACCGGCGAGGCCTACACCGACGAGCAAATGCTGGTGGCCATGGAGAAATGGCGCCCGCACCGGTATCGGGTGGTGCGGCTGCTCGAGGCGAGCGGCCTCGGGGTCAAGCCGCGCCGCGGCCCGCGCGCGAGCTTCGTCGACCACCGCAAGCACTAGTCGACGAGGCGTAGCTCCATGTAGACGCTGTTCGGGTCGAGACTGTAGTCGGCGAAAGGTTCGCAATCGGTGAATCCGTTTCGGGAGTAGAGCCGGCGAGCCGGCGCAAAGTAGTCCTCAGTTCCCGTCTCCAGGTTCACCGTTTCGTTTCCGTCACGGCGCGCGGCCTCGATGATGCGCGCGAGCAGCAGAGTTGCCACGCCTCGCCCACGGGCGCCGGCGGTCGTGCGCATGGACTTGATCTCACCCTGGCGCGACGGCAGTTGCTTCAGAGCGCCGCAGCCCAAGAGGCCTCCGTCTTCGCGGGCCGTCCAGAAAGATATCTCAGGCTCACACAATTGGCGAACATCGAGCGCGTGCACGCTTTCGGCGGGCGAAGTGGCGAACATGTCGGCCAGATGCTCGCCGAGGAGCTGGCGCACATCCGCTCCAATGGGGGCCTCGCGTTCGATCTGAATCATGCCCCCAAATCTACTCGCCCGGCACGGAGGAACGACTTCGGGCCCCTGCACGCTCCGGGTCGGGTTGCCGGGAAAACCATGGGGTGAAATGCGACGCATCACGACGCGACTCGCCAACAGCCGCTTCATGGAGTCGCCGGCATGGGCCGCCCCGAATGGCCTGCTCCAGAGGGAAACGCAGCTCCGGGTGGTACAACGTGAGGGTTGGCCTAATGAAAGGGATCCCGATGAGCACTCTTCCCATACCCGTCGATCCTCCACAGGCGGTCCGCAGCCCCGCATTCGCCCAGGGCATGATCCTTCCCGCCGGGCCGACGCTCTATGTCGGCGGCCAGAACGGCATTGATAGCTCCGGCACCCTGCTCAAGGGGCTGGGACGGCAGACCGAACAAGCCCTGCGTAACGTGCTCGCCGTACTCGCCGAGGCGGGGACTGGTCCTGAGCATGTCGCCAAGCTGACTATTTATCTCGCCGCCGGAATCGATCCGGGGGCTGCCTTCGCCGCTTCTCAGTCCGTGTGGGGAGAGCGCCGCACGGCCGTCACAGTGCTCGCAGTCCCGATGGCGCGGCCCGGGGTTCTCGTTGAGATCGAGGCAATAGCGGCCGTGCCGCAGAGCTGACGGAACGACGCGTTAGGCGGTGCTGAAGAGGCATTCGGCGCGAGCACACGGATCGTACCTCGCCACGAAGTCACGTTCCTAGGGCGCCCACACCTCGTCCCACAATCTCTCGTGATCGGGGCCGAGCTCGCGATCTCGCCTTGCCACGTGTGGTCGCAACCTCGAGCGACAGGTCAATCCAGACCACGACGAAGAAGGCTCCGGCCATTTCGGGGTGGAACAGCGCGACCGCATCGACCACAAGCACGCGCCCGCGCCCGCCGGGAATCAACTCGGATTCGCCGAGCCCCCGGACACTTCAGTCGTATCATCCTACGGACGCGCCTCCCGGCGTCAACCAACAGGTGGCGGCGCGTGAGCCGGAACGACCTCGATTCCGAAGCAGACTGTTTCCGTCTTCGGGCGGCCGGTATCCGCATCCCGAACAACAACGGTGCGGCAGCGACTGAGGCGAATCTCGAACGGTACATAGTCCGGAGTCGGCTTGCCAAGCCGCCCGCCCCAGCCCAGCGGCACCAGATCAAGATGTCTGGGGAGAACGATCCCAAACTCGATCAGGGTGGCATCTCGGTCTTCGGCAAAGCGTCGCCCGACACTCGGGTCTTTCCAGATGGCTGTCGCGAGAGAGATGACGGGGTCCGTGATCGCGAACTCCTCCGCCTCGAGCACAAGGTCAAATTCACTCTCCATGGTGATCCTCCAGTTATTTGCCGGTCCTCGAATTCGTCACGTTCGACGTCGAAGACACTGCTCGCTTTTCCCCGGTCTGTCAACCGTGAGACTCCGGTCGCCGCCGGACAGTGCGTGCTGAGGCGACGTCAGCCTAGTGGGGGTACACGCGGATCGTGGCGGCGAGCGGCCCTGCCGGGCGCACGGTGTAAGACGAGAGGATGCCGTCTCCGGAATATCCCACTGAGGCCACGATGGCGGTCGGTCCGGACACCGTGTAGTTCGTGCCCGCAACGAGCGGAACGTCCACCGGCTTGCCGGCCGGAACCGCGACCGTGACGCGGGTGCCGTTCTCGGGCGTGATCGCGAGGCGGGCATCCGTTCGCGCGGTGTTGACCAGGTGCAGCACGGGCCCCGCGCCCTCGGCGACGCTCACCAGGAAGTCATCGTTGAGCGGTTCGGAGGCCGTGAACCAGGCGAAGTCCTTGCCCTCAGCGCCCACGGTCTCGGTGCGGGCCGCCGCCACGACGGGCTGGTCGGCCGTGACCGACACCGAGAAGGTACCCTCGGTGAGCTCCGGAAGCGGAACCTCGCTGGCGATGCCCGGCTCGAGCTCGACCTCCACGGAGGTGCCGACGGCCCCGTCTGTCGTGCTCGTGACGCCCACCTGAACGGTGGCCGGCTCCGTGCCAGTCACGAGAACGCGCACGCTCGGCGTGCCGTCGGCAATGCCGGCGTCGGTTCCCGAGATCTCGGCGGCGGGCGGCGCGAGCAGGCGCACTCCCGCGATCACATGCTGGAGCGCGGGAGTGGTCGTGGGCGCGATAAGCTCCACGCCCCCCGGTTCGATGCCACGGATGCTGCTCTGCTCGAGTGTGGCCGTGGTCTGGCCGCCGCGTGACTGAACGTGCACCACGGGGGACTTGAGGTTGGGCGCGAGTCCCGCAAGACTCACGATGCGCTGCTCGCCGGGCTGCACGAGAATGCCGGTCGAGCCAGGGGCGTCGACCGGTCCGGCCTCGCCGAACACGTTAAGGTCGACCGTGGCGAGCACCGTGGTTGGGTTGCTGAGCAGCACGAGGCTGGTGCGGCCCACGTCGGTGGAACCGCCCACCAGCCACGCGTCGCTCGTGGCCTCGGCGCACGCCGCCGCCGCGAAACCGCGCAGAGTCTCGGTGGCGACGGTCTGCGACTGGCTCCCGGCCATGAGGGGCGCGGCGGTCGAGTCGGCCTGCACCGGCACTGTCAGCAGCAGCGCCGCCGAACCTCCGGTCGAGTTGTCGACTGCGGTGATTTCGCTCGTCTCAACAGCAACGTTCTGCGAGCTCGACGCCGACTCGCGCGCCGTGTACACGGCCGCGGCCTCGCCAACGGATGTGGCGGCTTGCGCCTGCGTGGAGTCCTCCGCGAGCGTGAGCAGCGGCCCAGGACACACCCGCTGCTGCTCGCTCGGAGTGGGCGTCACCACTTCCGACACTGGAGCCGCAGCGATGGTGGGCCAGGGCAACAGGACGCCGCCGCCCACCACGCCCACGGCCAATGCCACGCCGATGAGGCCGACGGTGGCAGTGAAGGCTCGCTTTCCGATGCGGGCCGGTGCGGAATTACTTGGCATTGTCGGCCTCCTCGGAGTCAGGCGTTTCGGTGTTCGGCGCCGCGGGAGCGGGCGCCGCGGGAGCGGGCGCCGCGGTAGCGGGCGCCGCGGTAGCTTCAGGAGACTGCTCGTCGTCACGCTGCGCGGCCCTGACCGCTGCCTGGGTGCGCGCCTTGGCGTCGGCCTTCGCCGCAGATTTCGCGGCGGCTTCGGCCGTCTTGGCTGCCGCAGCCTCGGACTTCTTCGTCGCCAGGGAGGCCTTCGCCGCCGCGCGCGCGTCGCGCTTCCCGCCGGCGACCGATGCCCCAGCCGCCGCAGCGGCCGCAGCCGACGATGTGGCCGAGCCCGCGGCATCCGCTCTCGAAGGCTTGCGCCCCGTCCATTTCTTGACGCGGCCGGCACGCTTCTTCGGCTTGGTCTGCTTGGCCTGCTCGCGGGCGGCGCGGCGGATGGCGTCGCGGTTGGCCTGCCGCACCGCTTCCCGGCCGGCGCCGGTGGGGATGGACAGCAGCACCGTTACGCCGATCACCACGATGGCCGCGATCGTCCAGAGCAGGCCATACAGCCCGCCGGCGTTGGACGGAATGGCCGCCGAGGCGCGTTCCTCCGGCGTCGCCTCGTGCTGCCACAGGCGGCCGAAGCTGGTGTCACCCACCGGGGCTAGCGCCGCGTTACCGTCGAGAGCGGTCTCGGTGCGAATCGCTGTGGCGTCCGCCTCGGGGCCCGAAGGAGTGGGAACCCCGTTCTCGGGCTCGGCTTCGGTCTGCAGCACCACGAAGCGGATGCCGAAATCGGCCAGTCCCGCCGCCGCGTCAAACCCACTGCGCGAGGCAAGGTTGCCGGCCAGGGTGGCGAGGTCGTGCTGTTCCTGGTTGAGGGACGAGTCGGTGCTCTCGAGAGTCGCCTGCTGGTTGAGCACGGCTCCGGTACCGCGCACGACGGTGGCACGGATACCCCCATCGGCCTGCGGGGTGATCTGCAACGTGCCCACGCGCGAGTTGATCTGAGCCTCTGCGTCGATGAACGCTGGCTGGGTGCGATCAGTTCCCTTGGCCACGAGTGTCGTGCCGAGCGGCACCGCGATCACCAGAGGCAGGGCCACAATCGACAGCGCGAGTGCCGCGGTGATACCCGGCGCGAGGGCCACTCGACGCAGGGCACGCAGCGCGAT is a genomic window containing:
- a CDS encoding HNH endonuclease signature motif containing protein, with the translated sequence MLTMQKSGSEVVALLERADASVAAALAEVNFQQFTGDEALAVMAAVEKLGRRADGARVASATDVASRADAALGHESLAYKNGCRGKYELITAVTRISGSEAKRRMRLGGLVSGAAHSASGLLGQEIPVQHPAVAEGLASGELGVDAAEVIVTALEPLSRRVAPEVLDRAERALVASATGAITPETEGLPGAGIAFSADLIRAQAHEWEARLDPDGAAPSDEQTAAKSTVGFGRFKAGLYPLRGGVTPELKGIMDGIFNTFLSAHAAPAFPSAEQQALIEAGELIPGAEEFDDPRTGGEKRADILRGVFESKARDAKTPTMGGAAPVVMVHVNAKDLKSGTGVGWVDGVEAPISLRTVRQKMCAGGYQNVFLGEDGEVLRLGEKKRFFTTAQRRAIAARDGGCVIPGCTVAAAWCEVHHIIPWQHHGKTDIDNGTLLCWYHHATIDSSGWEIRMVRGRPEVRGPVLFDPTRSWRPAATHRANTASSASG
- a CDS encoding DNA-3-methyladenine glycosylase family protein, translating into MTLDALAPPNTTPDVYSTWQAPYPTSVALTLSRLRRGAGDPTHHVATDGTLWRTTLTPDGPATMRFTQSGLHTMRCEAWGEGARAAIDAAPVMVGALDDPAGFVPGIESLAVAHRRLPGLRIPCTGRVMESLIPAVLEQKVISQQAAAAWRRLVRAYGTPAPGPTPLAMLVVPTVRAWQLIPSWEWHKAGVDPRRAGIVQVCLGLARQLEGATSLSTADASARLRVAPGVGAWTAAETAQRAFGDADALSVGDFHLSGMIGHTLTGEAYTDEQMLVAMEKWRPHRYRVVRLLEASGLGVKPRRGPRASFVDHRKH
- a CDS encoding GNAT family N-acetyltransferase, translated to MIQIEREAPIGADVRQLLGEHLADMFATSPAESVHALDVRQLCEPEISFWTAREDGGLLGCGALKQLPSRQGEIKSMRTTAGARGRGVATLLLARIIEAARRDGNETVNLETGTEDYFAPARRLYSRNGFTDCEPFADYSLDPNSVYMELRLVD
- a CDS encoding RidA family protein, encoding MSTLPIPVDPPQAVRSPAFAQGMILPAGPTLYVGGQNGIDSSGTLLKGLGRQTEQALRNVLAVLAEAGTGPEHVAKLTIYLAAGIDPGAAFAASQSVWGERRTAVTVLAVPMARPGVLVEIEAIAAVPQS
- a CDS encoding DUF5719 family protein; its protein translation is MPSNSAPARIGKRAFTATVGLIGVALAVGVVGGGVLLPWPTIAAAPVSEVVTPTPSEQQRVCPGPLLTLAEDSTQAQAATSVGEAAAVYTARESASSSQNVAVETSEITAVDNSTGGSAALLLTVPVQADSTAAPLMAGSQSQTVATETLRGFAAAACAEATSDAWLVGGSTDVGRTSLVLLSNPTTVLATVDLNVFGEAGPVDAPGSTGILVQPGEQRIVSLAGLAPNLKSPVVHVQSRGGQTTATLEQSSIRGIEPGGVELIAPTTTPALQHVIAGVRLLAPPAAEISGTDAGIADGTPSVRVLVTGTEPATVQVGVTSTTDGAVGTSVEVELEPGIASEVPLPELTEGTFSVSVTADQPVVAAARTETVGAEGKDFAWFTASEPLNDDFLVSVAEGAGPVLHLVNTARTDARLAITPENGTRVTVAVPAGKPVDVPLVAGTNYTVSGPTAIVASVGYSGDGILSSYTVRPAGPLAATIRVYPH